Proteins encoded within one genomic window of Mycolicibacterium monacense:
- a CDS encoding virulence factor Mce family protein, with protein MSRSWMRGAPGVTVFVMAAVVLSGCADWRGANSLPLPGTEGGGDGAYTVQAQLPDVDNIERNSRVRVGDVTVGNVTKIERQGWNALVTMAIDKDVDLPANATATVGQTSLLGSLHIELASPTAVPPEGRLRDGSLIPLSSGGRYPSTEQTLAAVSLILNGGGIGQIHDITQALSTAFRGREEDLRSLISQLDTFIRYTNEQTDDIIAATESLNDLVGQFADQKPVIDNALKTIPDALAVVRDQRQTLADALDRLGQFSALAADSVNQSKENLVKELKDLGPVLESLANAGPALTRSMSFFSVLPWQKETIPNWIRGDYANLSAVIDLTLSRLDAGLFTGTRFEGALTRLEMQWGRTIGQMPSPYTAGNPLVVPYRWDQGP; from the coding sequence ATGAGCCGCTCATGGATGCGCGGTGCCCCAGGTGTCACAGTGTTCGTGATGGCCGCGGTGGTACTCAGCGGCTGCGCCGACTGGCGCGGCGCCAATTCCTTGCCCCTGCCCGGCACCGAAGGTGGTGGCGACGGCGCGTACACCGTTCAGGCGCAACTGCCCGATGTCGACAACATTGAGCGCAATTCCCGCGTCCGGGTCGGTGACGTGACCGTTGGCAATGTCACCAAGATCGAGCGGCAGGGCTGGAATGCGTTGGTGACCATGGCCATCGACAAAGACGTCGACCTTCCGGCCAACGCGACCGCGACAGTCGGCCAGACGAGTCTCCTTGGGTCGCTGCATATAGAACTGGCCAGCCCGACCGCCGTCCCGCCGGAAGGCCGGCTGCGCGACGGCTCGCTGATTCCGTTGTCGTCTGGTGGCAGATACCCCAGTACCGAGCAGACGTTGGCCGCGGTGTCACTGATTCTCAACGGTGGCGGTATCGGCCAGATTCACGACATCACTCAGGCGTTGAGCACCGCCTTTCGCGGCCGGGAAGAGGATCTGCGCAGTCTGATCAGCCAACTGGACACGTTCATCCGGTACACCAACGAACAGACCGACGACATCATCGCGGCCACCGAGAGTCTGAATGATCTGGTCGGTCAGTTTGCCGACCAGAAACCGGTGATCGACAATGCGCTCAAGACGATTCCCGACGCGCTGGCCGTGGTACGGGATCAGCGACAAACCCTCGCCGATGCGCTCGACCGGCTGGGCCAGTTCAGTGCGTTGGCCGCCGACTCGGTCAACCAGAGCAAAGAGAACCTGGTCAAGGAGCTCAAAGACCTCGGACCGGTGCTGGAGTCGCTGGCCAACGCCGGGCCGGCGCTGACCCGTTCGATGAGCTTCTTCTCTGTCCTCCCGTGGCAGAAGGAGACAATTCCGAACTGGATTCGAGGCGACTACGCCAACCTCTCTGCGGTCATCGACCTGACCCTGAGCCGCCTTGATGCGGGCCTGTTCACCGGCACCCGGTTCGAGGGGGCGTTGACGAGGCTCGAAATGCAGTGGGGTCGCACCATCGGTCAGATGCCGAGCCCGTACACCGCCGGCAATCCGCTTGTCGTTCCATACCGTTGGGATCAGGGGCCCTAG
- a CDS encoding MCE family protein: MHITRRIWIQLGVFLAVALTAFSIMAFNYMKLPNLLFGIGRYSVTLQLPEAGGLYERGNVTYRGTEVGQVKSVRLTESGDVEAELSLQSDVKIPANLIAEVHSQSAVGEQYVALLPQGDGGPVLKNGDVISQERTTVPPDINSLLDATNRGLEAIPGDNLKTAVDEAYTAVGGLGPEINRFVKGSTALAIDARKNLDDLTNVVDNVAPILDTQTDTSDSIQAWASHLAGVTKQLQSNDAAVQGILHNGPGAADEARALFDRLQPTLPIVLANLVSIEPVLVTYRDNLEQLLVLLPQATSIMQAIGVPNRHTKMDFEGAFLAFNLNVNIPPPCTTGFLPVQQMRPAAELDSPERPAEDLYCRIPQDSMFNVRGARNTPCVTRPGKRAPTVKMCESDEEYVPLNDGHNWKGDPNATTSGQDIPQPPAGSLPNTPAPTLAPAPPIAAADYDPATGTYVGPDGHVYTQSNLARSANEEQTWQQMLIPPTGQ, translated from the coding sequence ATGCACATCACCAGAAGAATCTGGATCCAGTTGGGGGTCTTCCTCGCGGTTGCGCTGACCGCCTTCTCGATCATGGCATTCAATTACATGAAGTTGCCGAACCTGTTGTTCGGCATCGGTCGCTACTCGGTCACACTGCAGCTGCCGGAGGCCGGCGGACTGTACGAACGGGGCAATGTGACCTACCGCGGCACCGAGGTAGGGCAGGTCAAGAGCGTCCGCCTGACCGAGAGTGGTGACGTGGAGGCGGAGTTGTCTCTGCAGTCCGATGTCAAGATCCCGGCGAACCTCATAGCTGAGGTGCACAGTCAGAGCGCGGTCGGCGAGCAGTACGTCGCACTGCTCCCGCAAGGTGACGGCGGTCCGGTGCTGAAGAACGGTGACGTGATATCGCAGGAGAGGACGACGGTTCCGCCGGATATCAATTCGCTGCTCGACGCTACCAACCGCGGCCTGGAGGCCATCCCCGGCGACAATCTGAAGACCGCGGTAGACGAGGCCTATACGGCAGTCGGTGGTCTCGGACCGGAGATCAACCGATTCGTCAAGGGCTCTACCGCCTTGGCGATCGACGCGCGCAAGAACCTGGATGACCTGACCAATGTGGTCGACAATGTCGCTCCGATTCTGGATACGCAGACCGACACGTCGGATTCGATCCAGGCGTGGGCCTCTCACCTCGCTGGCGTCACCAAGCAACTGCAATCCAACGATGCTGCTGTGCAGGGGATCCTGCATAACGGGCCGGGGGCGGCCGACGAGGCGCGAGCGCTTTTCGACCGGCTGCAACCCACGCTGCCGATCGTGCTGGCCAACCTGGTGAGCATCGAACCGGTGCTGGTCACCTACCGGGACAACCTCGAACAGCTACTCGTGTTGTTGCCCCAGGCCACTTCGATCATGCAGGCGATCGGTGTGCCGAACCGGCACACCAAGATGGATTTCGAAGGCGCGTTCCTGGCGTTCAACCTGAATGTCAACATTCCGCCGCCGTGTACCACAGGATTCCTGCCGGTTCAGCAGATGCGGCCCGCTGCGGAGCTCGACTCGCCCGAGCGCCCCGCCGAGGATCTGTACTGCCGCATTCCGCAGGACTCGATGTTCAACGTGCGTGGTGCGCGAAACACACCGTGTGTAACGCGGCCGGGCAAGCGCGCCCCCACGGTGAAGATGTGCGAGAGCGACGAAGAGTATGTTCCGCTGAACGACGGTCACAACTGGAAGGGCGACCCCAACGCCACAACGAGCGGGCAGGATATTCCTCAGCCTCCCGCGGGAAGTTTGCCGAACACGCCAGCACCTACACTCGCCCCTGCGCCGCCGATTGCGGCGGCCGACTATGACCCGGCCACCGGCACGTACGTCGGACCAGACGGGCACGTCTACACACAATCGAATCTGGCCAGAAGTGCTAACGAGGAACAGACATGGCAACAAATGCTGATACCCCCGACGGGGCAGTAA
- the fadD4 gene encoding fatty-acid--CoA ligase FadD4, giving the protein MQIREHIDSGQPAVVLYPSGNVIDFGELEARANRLAHLFRRAGLREGDTVAAILENNEHVHVVMWAARRSGLYYALINTHLTAPEAAYIVDNSGAKAVIGSSATRKVCEGLAEHLPGGLPDLLLLADDDVEGWQRYPECVADLPSTPIPDESEGDLLQYSSGTTGRPKGIRRELPHLAPVDAPSILMPLMNAVGITSESVYLSPAPLYHTAPSFWSMVVQSMGGTTVVMEKFDPERALECIERYGVTHGQFVPAMFVRMLKLPEAVRKSYDLSSLRRVVHAAAPCPVEIKRRMIDWWGPIIDEYYASSEAVGASFIRAEEWLDHPGSVGRPLVGVPHILDENGAELPAGEIGEIYYEGGHSFEYLKDDAKTRASRDAHGWVTVGDVGYLDEGGYLFLTDRRHHMIISGGVNIYPQEAEDLLVTHPKVMDAAVFGVPDDEMGQSVKGVVQTVDPADATEEFGHELLKWLRDRLAHYKCPRSLSFEAQLPRSDTGKLYKQALVSRYSTP; this is encoded by the coding sequence ATGCAAATCCGCGAGCACATCGATTCCGGCCAGCCGGCCGTTGTTCTCTACCCTTCCGGGAACGTGATCGATTTCGGGGAGCTGGAGGCGCGGGCCAATCGACTGGCGCACCTCTTCCGCCGTGCCGGCCTGCGTGAGGGCGATACGGTGGCGGCGATCCTGGAGAACAACGAACACGTCCACGTGGTGATGTGGGCGGCACGGCGCAGTGGTCTGTACTACGCGCTGATCAACACGCATCTCACCGCTCCCGAGGCCGCCTACATCGTCGACAACAGCGGCGCAAAGGCGGTCATCGGCTCCAGCGCCACGCGAAAGGTGTGCGAAGGGCTGGCCGAGCACTTGCCCGGTGGTCTGCCGGATCTGCTGCTTCTCGCCGACGACGATGTGGAGGGGTGGCAGCGATACCCGGAATGTGTTGCCGATCTACCGTCGACACCGATTCCCGACGAGTCTGAGGGAGACCTGCTGCAGTACTCCTCAGGCACCACGGGGCGACCCAAGGGCATCCGTCGCGAACTTCCGCATCTCGCACCTGTCGACGCGCCGAGCATCCTCATGCCGTTGATGAACGCGGTCGGAATCACCAGCGAATCGGTCTACTTGAGTCCGGCACCGCTCTATCACACCGCCCCGTCGTTCTGGTCGATGGTGGTGCAATCGATGGGCGGCACCACGGTTGTCATGGAAAAGTTCGATCCTGAGCGGGCCTTGGAGTGCATCGAACGCTATGGCGTCACGCACGGTCAATTCGTTCCAGCGATGTTCGTGCGGATGCTCAAACTGCCCGAGGCCGTACGGAAGTCCTACGACCTTTCCAGCCTGCGCAGAGTGGTGCACGCTGCGGCGCCCTGCCCCGTCGAGATCAAACGCCGGATGATCGACTGGTGGGGCCCGATCATCGATGAGTATTACGCCTCTTCAGAGGCAGTTGGCGCCTCGTTCATCCGGGCCGAGGAGTGGCTTGACCACCCGGGGTCGGTCGGTCGTCCGCTCGTCGGCGTGCCGCACATCCTGGATGAGAACGGCGCTGAGCTGCCGGCAGGTGAAATCGGAGAGATCTATTACGAGGGCGGTCACTCTTTCGAATACCTCAAGGACGACGCCAAAACCAGGGCATCGCGCGACGCGCACGGCTGGGTGACCGTCGGAGACGTCGGTTATCTCGACGAAGGCGGTTACCTCTTCCTCACCGACCGCCGACACCACATGATCATCTCGGGCGGGGTGAACATCTACCCGCAGGAAGCCGAGGACCTACTGGTCACCCATCCCAAGGTGATGGATGCTGCGGTATTCGGTGTCCCCGACGACGAGATGGGTCAGTCGGTCAAGGGCGTGGTGCAGACCGTCGACCCGGCCGACGCCACCGAAGAGTTCGGCCATGAGCTGCTGAAGTGGCTGCGAGACCGGTTGGCGCACTACAAGTGTCCGCGATCGCTGTCGTTCGAGGCGCAGTTGCCGCGCTCCGACACGGGAAAGCTCTACAAGCAAGCGCTCGTCAGTAGGTACTCGACGCCGTGA
- a CDS encoding isochorismatase family protein has product MSPSSRNPGAASTVAVLCVECQNGVLGPESVLPTLAADSGDLVGNLARLLHAARIAGAQVVHATYEGTLGGDHSGAARIWRALGPATADWAPGTAGTQVIPDLLAETDLVIPRHHGLFPTLDTELLPVLKGLGVSTVVLTGVSLNLALPHTAGHVTQAGFRLVIPSDAVGGTPASYAQQVLDNSLSALGKITTVDSLIAEWTGQK; this is encoded by the coding sequence ATGTCACCGTCATCTCGCAACCCCGGGGCCGCATCAACCGTCGCGGTTCTCTGCGTCGAATGCCAAAACGGCGTCCTGGGGCCGGAATCGGTGTTGCCGACGTTAGCCGCCGACAGCGGTGATCTGGTAGGCAACCTCGCTCGTTTGCTCCACGCTGCCCGCATCGCCGGCGCACAGGTGGTTCACGCAACCTACGAGGGCACGCTGGGCGGCGACCATTCTGGCGCCGCGAGGATATGGCGGGCACTGGGACCTGCCACAGCCGACTGGGCGCCGGGAACCGCTGGAACGCAGGTGATTCCCGACCTGCTGGCGGAAACCGACCTGGTGATTCCACGGCATCACGGCCTGTTCCCCACGCTCGACACCGAACTGTTGCCCGTCCTCAAGGGGCTGGGCGTGAGCACAGTCGTCCTGACCGGGGTATCGCTGAACCTGGCGCTGCCGCATACCGCCGGACACGTCACACAAGCGGGATTCCGGCTCGTGATCCCGTCCGACGCGGTCGGCGGCACGCCGGCCAGCTACGCCCAACAGGTACTGGACAACTCGTTGAGCGCGCTGGGCAAGATCACTACCGTCGACAGCCTCATCGCGGAATGGACCGGGCAAAAGTAA